One Gossypium raimondii isolate GPD5lz chromosome 3, ASM2569854v1, whole genome shotgun sequence genomic window carries:
- the LOC105795697 gene encoding uncharacterized protein LOC105795697, producing the protein MSSVLQKQHENFCTVKEIKTILEDFLGGQVALARQFAITNLMNSQQKTSSPVKEHMLKLMGFFAEAEDNGAELYMNSQIEMVFKALTNDFVGFRAAYNLGNKEGITIL; encoded by the coding sequence ATGAGTAGTGTGTTGCAAAAgcaacacgagaatttttgtACTGTCAAAGAGATCAAGACAATTTTAGAGGATTTTCTCGGAGGCCAAGTCGCATTGGCTCGACAATTtgctattacaaatttgatgaattctcAACAGAAAACTAGCAGTCCGGTCAAAGAACATATGCTTAAGCTTATGGGATTCTTTGCGGAAGCAGAGGACAATGGAGCTGAACTATATATGAACagtcaaattgaaatggtgttTAAAGCCTTAACTAATGATTTTGTTGGTTTTAGGGCCGCTTACAACTTAGGGAATAAGgaaggaattacaatcctatga